One part of the Scatophagus argus isolate fScaArg1 chromosome 12, fScaArg1.pri, whole genome shotgun sequence genome encodes these proteins:
- the ergic1 gene encoding endoplasmic reticulum-Golgi intermediate compartment protein 1 isoform X2: MWKKCVSILCCVFIFFLFLSELTGFIATEIVNELYVDDPDKDSGGKIEVSLNISLPNLHCDLVGLDIQDEMGRHEVGHIDNSMKVPLNEGDGCRFEGEFTINKVPGNFHVSTHSATAQPQSPDMTHTIHKLVFGEKFQVQKVKGAFNALGGANRLSSNPLASHDYILKIVPTVYEDLAGKQRFSYQYTVANKEYVAYSHTGRIIPAIWFRYDLSPITVKYTERRQPFYRFITTICAIVGGTFTVAGIIDSCIFTASEAWKKIQIGKMS; encoded by the exons ATGTGGAAGAAGTGCG TTTCCATTCTGTGCTGTGTCTTCATattcttcctgttcctgtctgaGCTGACGGGATTCATAGCCACTGAAAT tgtaaatgaactgtatgtgGATGATCCTGATAAAGACAGTGGTGGGAAGATAGAAGTGAGTTTAAACATCAGTTTGCCAAACTTACACTGTGATT TGGTGGGTTTGGACATCCAGGATGAAATGGGCCGACATGAAGTCGGCCACATAGACAACTCGATGAAGGTTCCCCTCAATGAGGGTGATGGCTGTCGCTTTGAGGGAGAGTTCACCATCAACAAG gtgCCAGGAAACTTCCATGTGTCGACACACAGCGCTACAGCGCAACCCCAAAGCCCTGACATGACCCACACCATCCACAAGCTTGTCTTTGGAGAAAAGTTCCAG gtacaaaaagtaaaaggagCCTTCAATGCGTTAGGAGGTGCTAACAGGCTGTCATCTAATC CTCTGGCCTCTCATGACTACATACTGAAGATTGTTCCAACAGTTTATGAAGACCTAGCAGGCAAACAGAGGTTCTCCTACCAGTACACAGTAGCCAACAAG GAATATGTTGCTTACAGCCACACGGGCAGGATCATCCCGGCCATCTGGTTCCGATACGACCTCAGTCCAATCACGGTCAAatacacagagaggagacagccTTTCTACCGCTTCATCACAACC atctGTGCCATCGTTGGCGGGACGTTCACGGTCGCAGGAATCATCGACTCCTGTATATTCACCGCCTCAGAGGCCTGGAAGAAGATCCAGATAGGAAAAATGTCATGA
- the ergic1 gene encoding endoplasmic reticulum-Golgi intermediate compartment protein 1 isoform X1, whose translation MPFDVRRFDIYRKVPKDLTQPTYTGAFISILCCVFIFFLFLSELTGFIATEIVNELYVDDPDKDSGGKIEVSLNISLPNLHCDLVGLDIQDEMGRHEVGHIDNSMKVPLNEGDGCRFEGEFTINKVPGNFHVSTHSATAQPQSPDMTHTIHKLVFGEKFQVQKVKGAFNALGGANRLSSNPLASHDYILKIVPTVYEDLAGKQRFSYQYTVANKEYVAYSHTGRIIPAIWFRYDLSPITVKYTERRQPFYRFITTICAIVGGTFTVAGIIDSCIFTASEAWKKIQIGKMS comes from the exons ATTTGATATCTACAGGAAAGTGCCAAAAGATCTCACCCAGCCCACATACACAGGAGCTTTCA TTTCCATTCTGTGCTGTGTCTTCATattcttcctgttcctgtctgaGCTGACGGGATTCATAGCCACTGAAAT tgtaaatgaactgtatgtgGATGATCCTGATAAAGACAGTGGTGGGAAGATAGAAGTGAGTTTAAACATCAGTTTGCCAAACTTACACTGTGATT TGGTGGGTTTGGACATCCAGGATGAAATGGGCCGACATGAAGTCGGCCACATAGACAACTCGATGAAGGTTCCCCTCAATGAGGGTGATGGCTGTCGCTTTGAGGGAGAGTTCACCATCAACAAG gtgCCAGGAAACTTCCATGTGTCGACACACAGCGCTACAGCGCAACCCCAAAGCCCTGACATGACCCACACCATCCACAAGCTTGTCTTTGGAGAAAAGTTCCAG gtacaaaaagtaaaaggagCCTTCAATGCGTTAGGAGGTGCTAACAGGCTGTCATCTAATC CTCTGGCCTCTCATGACTACATACTGAAGATTGTTCCAACAGTTTATGAAGACCTAGCAGGCAAACAGAGGTTCTCCTACCAGTACACAGTAGCCAACAAG GAATATGTTGCTTACAGCCACACGGGCAGGATCATCCCGGCCATCTGGTTCCGATACGACCTCAGTCCAATCACGGTCAAatacacagagaggagacagccTTTCTACCGCTTCATCACAACC atctGTGCCATCGTTGGCGGGACGTTCACGGTCGCAGGAATCATCGACTCCTGTATATTCACCGCCTCAGAGGCCTGGAAGAAGATCCAGATAGGAAAAATGTCATGA
- the ergic1 gene encoding endoplasmic reticulum-Golgi intermediate compartment protein 1 isoform X3, with protein sequence MPFDVRRFDIYRKVPKDLTQPTYTGAFMVGLDIQDEMGRHEVGHIDNSMKVPLNEGDGCRFEGEFTINKVPGNFHVSTHSATAQPQSPDMTHTIHKLVFGEKFQVQKVKGAFNALGGANRLSSNPLASHDYILKIVPTVYEDLAGKQRFSYQYTVANKEYVAYSHTGRIIPAIWFRYDLSPITVKYTERRQPFYRFITTICAIVGGTFTVAGIIDSCIFTASEAWKKIQIGKMS encoded by the exons ATTTGATATCTACAGGAAAGTGCCAAAAGATCTCACCCAGCCCACATACACAGGAGCTTTCA TGGTGGGTTTGGACATCCAGGATGAAATGGGCCGACATGAAGTCGGCCACATAGACAACTCGATGAAGGTTCCCCTCAATGAGGGTGATGGCTGTCGCTTTGAGGGAGAGTTCACCATCAACAAG gtgCCAGGAAACTTCCATGTGTCGACACACAGCGCTACAGCGCAACCCCAAAGCCCTGACATGACCCACACCATCCACAAGCTTGTCTTTGGAGAAAAGTTCCAG gtacaaaaagtaaaaggagCCTTCAATGCGTTAGGAGGTGCTAACAGGCTGTCATCTAATC CTCTGGCCTCTCATGACTACATACTGAAGATTGTTCCAACAGTTTATGAAGACCTAGCAGGCAAACAGAGGTTCTCCTACCAGTACACAGTAGCCAACAAG GAATATGTTGCTTACAGCCACACGGGCAGGATCATCCCGGCCATCTGGTTCCGATACGACCTCAGTCCAATCACGGTCAAatacacagagaggagacagccTTTCTACCGCTTCATCACAACC atctGTGCCATCGTTGGCGGGACGTTCACGGTCGCAGGAATCATCGACTCCTGTATATTCACCGCCTCAGAGGCCTGGAAGAAGATCCAGATAGGAAAAATGTCATGA